A single Caretta caretta isolate rCarCar2 chromosome 2, rCarCar1.hap1, whole genome shotgun sequence DNA region contains:
- the LOC142070795 gene encoding uncharacterized protein LOC142070795, which translates to MLSELRSSFRNAKTFVKISQGMKDRGHNRDPKQCRVKLKELRQAYQKTREANGRSRSEPQTCRFYDELHAILGGSATTTPAVLFDSFNGDGGNTEAGFGDEEEDDDDDEVVDSSQQASGETGFPDSQELFLTLDLEPVPPEPTQGCLLDPAGGEGTSAACVSMITGSSPSQRLVKLRKKKKRTRDEMFSELMLSSHTDRAQTNAWRQITSECRKAQNDREERWWAEESKWRAEDRAEAQMWRQRDERRQDSMLRLLQDQTSMLQCMVELQQRQLEHRLPLQPLCNQPPSSPSSIASTPRRPRTRWGGLRPTSHSTTEDCPKKRRLSFNKF; encoded by the exons atgctatcagaactccgttccagttttcgaaatgccaaaacctttgtcaaaatctcccagggcatgaaggacagaggccataacagggacccgaagcagtgccgcgtgaaactgaaggagctgaggcaagcctaccagaaaaccagagaggcgaacggccgctccaggtcagagccccaaacatgccgcttctatgatgagctgcatgccattttagggggttcagccaccactaccccagccgtgttgtttgactccttcaatggagatggaggcaatacggaagcaggttttggggacgaagaagaagatgatgatgatgatgaggttgtagatagctcacagcaagcaagcggagaaaccggttttcccgacagccaggaactgtttctcaccctggacctggagccagtaccccccgaacccacccaaggctgcctcctggacccagcaggcggagaagggacctctg ctgcatgtgtttcaatgatcacaggatcttctccttcccagaggctagtgaagcttagaaagaaaaaaaaacgcactcgcgatgaaatgttctccgagctcatgctgtcctcccacactgacagagcacagacgaatgcgtggaggcaaataacgtcagagtgcaggaaagcacaaaatgaccgggaggagaggtggtgggctgaagagagtaagtggcgggctgaagacagggctgaagctcaaatgtggcggcagcgtgatgagaggaggcaggattcaatgctgaggttgctgcaggaccaaaccagtatgctccagtgtatggttgagctgcagcaaaggcagctggagcacagactgccactgcagcccctctgtaaccaaccgccctcctccccaagttccatagcctccacacccagacgcccaagaacgcggtgggggggcctccggccaaccagccactccaccacagaggattgcccaaaaaaaagaaggctgtcattcaataaattttaa